A window of Prolixibacter sp. SD074 contains these coding sequences:
- a CDS encoding family 16 glycosylhydrolase, with amino-acid sequence MKHFLILLLCCFPLFLRAQELQLAWSDEFDYEGLPDSTKWSYETGMVRNNEAQYYTDHRLENARVDNGKLIITARKEPFEGAKYTSASLNTKKTFRFTYGRIEVRARLPKGRGVWPAIWTLGSNIDSIGWPACGEIDIMEYVGFNPDTIYANVHTGAYNHMRKTGRGDKIHHENPWEEFHVFAVDWYHDQLVFSIEGVPYFTCKDNGDGEGAWPFNKPQFLLINLAIGGSWGGQQGIDDLIFPAEYQIDYVRIYQWIK; translated from the coding sequence ATGAAACATTTCCTGATTTTGCTCCTTTGCTGTTTTCCTTTGTTTCTCAGGGCACAGGAATTACAATTAGCCTGGTCCGACGAATTTGATTACGAAGGCCTTCCCGACTCTACCAAGTGGAGTTACGAAACAGGTATGGTCCGCAACAACGAAGCACAGTATTACACCGATCATCGACTGGAAAATGCCCGGGTGGATAACGGTAAACTAATTATAACAGCCAGGAAAGAACCTTTCGAAGGAGCTAAATATACCTCGGCAAGTCTGAATACCAAGAAGACCTTTCGTTTCACTTACGGAAGAATTGAAGTACGTGCCCGGCTTCCCAAAGGACGGGGAGTTTGGCCTGCAATCTGGACGCTTGGAAGTAATATCGATAGCATAGGCTGGCCTGCCTGCGGTGAAATAGACATCATGGAATATGTGGGTTTCAATCCCGATACGATTTATGCCAATGTTCATACCGGCGCCTACAATCACATGCGGAAAACCGGACGCGGTGATAAAATCCACCACGAAAATCCATGGGAAGAATTTCACGTATTTGCCGTCGACTGGTATCATGATCAACTGGTCTTTTCGATAGAAGGCGTCCCCTACTTTACCTGCAAGGATAACGGCGACGGTGAAGGTGCCTGGCCTTTCAATAAACCACAATTCCTGCTTATCAACCTGGCTATTGGCGGTTCGTGGGGCGGTCAGCAAGGAATAGATGACTTGATTTTCCCAGCCGAGTACCAAATCGATTATGTGCGGATTTACCAGTGGATCAAATAA